The following are encoded in a window of Arvicanthis niloticus isolate mArvNil1 chromosome 1, mArvNil1.pat.X, whole genome shotgun sequence genomic DNA:
- the LOC117724694 gene encoding olfactory receptor 10A3-like — translation MRRQNHSSTVEFILLGFSNYPELQGQMFGAFLVIYLVTVMGNAIIITIIFLDQSLHIPMYLFLQNLSLVDLCFSTVITPKILVVLTIEKATISFGGCFAQMYFILLFGGTECFLLGAMAYDRFAAICHPLSYPVIMNKRVFVKLVMFSWVSGTMMTTLQTTWVFSFPYCGHKEINHLFCETPPVLELACADTFLFEVYAFTGTILIVMVPFLLILLSYTRILFAILRMPSTTGRQKAFSTCASHLTSVTLFYGTASITYLQPKSRYSPDTKKLMSLAYTLLTPLLNPLIYSLRNKEMKRAVVKLWQRKVGLHTG, via the coding sequence ATGAGGAGGCAAAATCACAGCTCTACAGTTGAATTCATCCTCTTGGGATTTTCTAACTATCCTGAACTTCAAGGGCAGATGTTTGGGGCTTTCCTAGTTATTTATCTGGTGACTGTGATGGGAAATgccatcattatcaccatcatcttCCTGGACCAGAGCCTGCACATCCCCATGTACCTGTTCCTGCAGAATTTATCTTTAGTGGACCTCTGTTTCAGCACAGTCATTACTCCTAAAATATTGGTGGTCCTGACCATTGAGAAAGCAACCATTTCCTTTGGTGGGTGTTTTGCACAGATGTATTTCATTCTTCTCTTTGGTGGGACTGAGTGTTTTCTCCTGGGGGCAATGGCTTATGACCGATTTGCTGCAATCTGCCATCCTCTATCCTACCCCGTGATTATGAACAAAAGGGTCTTTGTAAAATTAGTGATGTTCTCATGGGTCTCAGGAACCATGATGACTACTCTGCAGACCACATGGGTGTTTAGCTTCCCCTACTGTGGCCACAAGGAAATTAACCATCTCTTCTGTGAGACTCCTCCTGTGCTGGAGCTTGCCTGTGCAGACACGTTCCTGTTTGAAGTCTATGCCTTCACAGGCACCATTTTGATTGTCATGGTCCCCTTTCTGTTGATACTTTTGTCTTATACTCGAATTCTCTTTGCCATCCTGAGGATGCCATCCACTACAGGGAGGCAGAAGGCCTTTTCCACATGTGCCTCTCATCTCACCTCTGTCACCCTCTTTTATGGCACAGCCAGTATAACTTATCTACAGCCCAAATCCAGGTACTCACCGGACACCAAGAAACTGATGTCACTGGCGTACACACTGCTCACCCCTCTGCTGAACCCACTTATCTACAGTCTAAGGAACAAGGAGATGAAAAGGGCTGTGGTAAAATTATGGCAAAGAAAAGTGGGTTTACACACAGGTTGA